In the genome of Methanosphaera cuniculi, one region contains:
- a CDS encoding queuosine precursor transporter: MSLNLSSVEKRLVITVFFCMSFTIANLITVKIIDLSFLGLMVPAGVLIYPLVYVLTNVITEVYGERAARRTLVLGIAADVLFVFMTTLLLFLPSPANYTGDSSLAFVFTQTPKILIASYISYLIGNLVNARLTVIVNRGDSHIGLRNLFAIAMGELVDNIIFIGLAFIGEVPVMEIAIMIFSHWVLSLIWISIAEPFTMRVVRWAKRDDAIEGSNDTTVA; encoded by the coding sequence ATGAGTCTTAATCTTTCTTCTGTTGAGAAGAGGTTAGTGATTACTGTATTTTTCTGTATGTCTTTTACTATTGCTAACTTAATTACTGTAAAGATTATTGATCTTAGTTTTTTAGGATTAATGGTTCCAGCTGGTGTTTTAATTTATCCGCTGGTTTATGTTTTAACTAATGTTATTACAGAAGTTTATGGTGAAAGAGCAGCTCGTAGAACTTTAGTTTTAGGTATTGCAGCTGATGTATTATTTGTATTTATGACAACTTTATTGTTATTTTTACCATCACCTGCTAATTATACAGGAGATAGTAGTTTAGCATTTGTATTTACTCAGACTCCAAAGATTCTTATAGCTTCATATATTAGTTATCTTATTGGTAATCTTGTAAATGCTCGTTTAACTGTTATTGTTAATCGTGGGGATTCACATATAGGACTTAGAAATTTATTTGCTATTGCTATGGGTGAACTTGTTGATAATATTATCTTTATTGGACTTGCATTTATTGGTGAAGTTCCAGTTATGGAAATTGCTATTATGATTTTCAGCCACTGGGTATTAAGTTTAATTTGGATTTCAATTGCTGAACCTTTCACTATGCGCGTTGTCAGATGGGCAAAACGTGATGATGCAATTGAAGGTAGTAATGATACTACTGTAGCATAA